A single region of the Deltaproteobacteria bacterium genome encodes:
- the pilQ gene encoding type IV pilus secretin PilQ, translated as MNNDITKPLEPKTIKAISVTESDESFDVDIEGNRLLTYTSVKKPVPLSVVLYFPETVLDNVQRDLTLDNAVIGSVMATELTAEGTATRIEILMNSDVSYEVVRRDNGINIAFSKTAADVSTMNAEKAEPVVDQAAAAGNATPVEPVVVATVQGASAESEQTVQRVEPVASETTVAAGTTDDTAWVNRIDFASEEAGKSTIIIGTTGPVKYDIKKSTDTKILLKLTNANLPEYRRFPLITTRFESAVNRIVPVQKPEMKNNTMFVIELRESVPYSVEQIDNLIMIHFEASTIPPKPLEQANMPPWQQVFAETSMQDMAATPAAAETAGTAAGGQAMVVGAARQSDASMPRQTAEVGLLRGKPKVYTGEKIALDFYETDVKNVFRILKEISGKNFAIDKDVSGRVTLTLDKPVPWDQVLDLVLRMNQLGMVDEGNIIRIATLKTLKSEEDLRAAKIKAAQEAMEQEKALEPLMTEYIAVNYSNAQTEILPHIQSILTPERGSVSVDTRNNQIIITDVAAKLKQAREIVKRIDRVTPQVIIEARIAEVSTDFSQELGFDWTATAGPAYNSRLNSNLTGDMVMNFPAEGASSSLGFVFDKIGGTPFLLNARLNALESNGEGKVISSPKIVTLDNKKAKIKQGVEWPYLERDDAGGSSVSYKDIDLLLEVTPHVTPDNRVSMEILITKNDIDSLFQGVPSLSTNEAQTELLVNDGDTIVIGGIMKTRRTTGVDGFPWLSKIPVLGWFFKTETESRENNELLIFITPRIVQLEQREAL; from the coding sequence GTGAACAACGACATTACAAAACCTCTGGAGCCAAAGACGATCAAGGCGATTTCTGTTACGGAGAGTGACGAGTCTTTCGATGTGGATATTGAAGGTAACCGGCTGTTGACCTATACATCTGTGAAAAAACCGGTCCCCCTGAGCGTTGTTTTATATTTTCCCGAAACGGTTCTGGATAACGTACAGCGTGATCTGACGCTGGACAATGCCGTCATCGGTTCGGTAATGGCAACGGAATTGACTGCCGAGGGTACGGCAACCAGGATTGAGATCCTGATGAACAGCGATGTGAGCTACGAGGTCGTACGACGGGACAACGGCATCAATATCGCTTTCAGCAAAACAGCTGCCGACGTCTCAACCATGAATGCGGAAAAAGCGGAACCGGTTGTCGATCAAGCGGCAGCCGCCGGCAATGCTACGCCGGTGGAACCGGTTGTGGTGGCCACTGTACAGGGTGCGTCGGCTGAGAGCGAACAGACGGTACAAAGGGTTGAGCCCGTTGCCAGTGAAACAACGGTTGCGGCGGGTACAACTGACGATACGGCATGGGTGAACCGGATCGATTTTGCAAGTGAAGAGGCCGGCAAGTCCACCATCATTATCGGAACCACGGGTCCCGTCAAGTATGACATCAAGAAATCAACGGATACCAAGATACTTCTCAAACTGACGAATGCCAACCTTCCGGAATACAGACGATTCCCCCTTATCACCACACGGTTTGAGAGTGCCGTTAACAGAATCGTTCCGGTCCAGAAGCCGGAAATGAAAAACAACACCATGTTTGTCATCGAACTGCGTGAGTCAGTGCCCTATTCCGTGGAGCAGATCGACAACCTGATCATGATCCATTTCGAGGCGTCCACGATTCCGCCCAAACCGCTCGAGCAGGCCAACATGCCGCCCTGGCAACAGGTTTTTGCCGAAACCTCCATGCAAGATATGGCGGCAACACCCGCGGCGGCGGAGACCGCGGGGACTGCAGCCGGTGGGCAGGCGATGGTAGTGGGGGCTGCCAGGCAGTCAGACGCTTCCATGCCCCGCCAGACCGCTGAAGTGGGCCTTTTGCGTGGGAAACCCAAGGTGTACACGGGTGAGAAGATCGCTCTCGATTTCTATGAGACGGACGTTAAAAACGTATTTCGCATTCTGAAGGAGATCAGCGGCAAGAACTTTGCCATCGATAAGGACGTTTCCGGACGGGTAACCCTTACCCTGGACAAACCGGTACCCTGGGACCAGGTTCTGGACCTGGTCTTGCGTATGAATCAGCTGGGCATGGTGGATGAAGGGAACATTATCCGGATTGCCACCCTGAAAACTCTGAAAAGCGAGGAGGACCTCCGAGCGGCCAAGATCAAGGCGGCTCAAGAGGCCATGGAGCAGGAAAAAGCGCTGGAACCCTTGATGACAGAGTATATTGCGGTCAATTATTCCAATGCGCAGACAGAAATACTGCCGCACATTCAGTCTATCCTGACACCTGAAAGGGGATCGGTGAGTGTCGACACCCGCAACAATCAGATCATCATCACCGATGTCGCCGCCAAGCTGAAACAGGCCAGAGAAATCGTCAAACGGATCGACCGGGTGACCCCGCAGGTCATCATCGAAGCCAGAATCGCGGAGGTCAGTACAGATTTCTCCCAGGAACTCGGGTTCGACTGGACGGCCACGGCCGGGCCAGCCTACAATTCAAGACTGAATTCCAATTTGACCGGAGACATGGTCATGAACTTCCCGGCCGAGGGCGCTTCCTCCAGCCTCGGTTTCGTTTTCGACAAGATCGGCGGAACGCCTTTTCTGCTCAATGCCCGCCTGAATGCCCTGGAGAGCAACGGGGAGGGTAAAGTCATCTCCTCACCTAAAATTGTGACGCTGGACAACAAAAAGGCCAAGATCAAACAGGGTGTCGAGTGGCCTTATCTGGAAAGGGATGATGCCGGCGGGTCTTCGGTATCCTACAAGGATATCGATTTGCTTCTGGAGGTGACGCCGCATGTCACGCCGGACAACCGGGTGTCCATGGAGATTTTAATCACCAAGAACGATATCGATTCCCTATTTCAGGGAGTGCCTTCGCTTTCCACCAACGAAGCCCAAACAGAGCTCCTGGTCAATGACGGGGACACCATCGTCATCGGCGGTATCATGAAAACCAGACGGACCACGGGTGTTGATGGATTCCCATGGTTATCCAAAATCCCGGTTCTGGGCTGGTTTTTCAAGACGGAAACGGAAAGTCGGGAAAATAACGAGCTGCTGATATTCATCACACCGCGGATCGTGCAGCTTGAACAGCGTGAAGCGCTCTAG
- a CDS encoding pilus assembly protein PilP yields the protein MLKHKDKIRVITCLICFLLFVCGCGDKKSDVQQSSSVVSKKIAVQQQTSGEIPKAPAKAAETIAPVKPDAGQNAEGSDEPSIPATPDLVQENILAKAATGYDPKGKIDPFVPLIREEAPKKKNAVEASKTLERKKRKPTTPLERIDLSQLSLRAIIRSAEGNKALVEEASGKGYIITKGTYIGVNQGTVIDIQKDRVVVEEEVESIQGDVTLKTRELRLPKPSGEE from the coding sequence ATGTTAAAACATAAAGATAAAATTCGTGTTATCACCTGTTTGATATGTTTCTTGTTGTTTGTCTGCGGCTGTGGGGACAAAAAGAGTGACGTCCAGCAGTCCTCGAGTGTTGTCAGTAAGAAGATAGCCGTTCAACAGCAGACAAGCGGGGAAATCCCCAAGGCACCGGCAAAGGCGGCGGAAACGATTGCTCCGGTAAAACCCGATGCCGGCCAAAATGCGGAAGGGAGTGACGAACCGTCGATACCCGCAACACCGGATCTGGTTCAGGAAAATATCCTGGCCAAAGCGGCTACCGGTTACGACCCCAAGGGAAAGATCGATCCGTTTGTGCCTTTGATAAGGGAGGAGGCGCCGAAAAAAAAGAATGCCGTGGAAGCTTCGAAAACGCTTGAACGTAAGAAACGGAAGCCGACAACGCCGTTGGAAAGGATCGATTTGAGCCAGTTGAGCCTGAGGGCCATTATCAGATCGGCAGAAGGTAATAAAGCCCTGGTTGAGGAGGCGTCCGGCAAAGGATACATCATTACCAAGGGTACGTATATCGGTGTCAATCAGGGAACCGTCATCGATATTCAAAAGGACAGAGTTGTCGTAGAAGAAGAGGTCGAGAGCATTCAGGGAGATGTAACCTTAAAAACGAGAGAACTAAGACTTCCGAAACCTTCCGGAGAGGAATAA
- a CDS encoding uracil-DNA glycosylase, translating into MDFIDALKAFSENGPVFNPWRQTDRVNDIDCSGASVRRRQLFQYLQERVGRATCLFVGEALGYQGGHFTGIPMTSERILLGGHAPKGILPQHVFTGLEPRRTSRTEIKPAGFSEPTATIVWGHLIQAGFDTRRFILWNAFPWHPFKPDAGPLSNRTPTQEELDMGGPILMDLIERTRPGTIIAVGEKAHAALNKLGVKARKVRHPANGGAGKFRRQVSRLSNTV; encoded by the coding sequence ATGGATTTCATCGATGCGTTGAAAGCATTTTCGGAAAACGGTCCGGTCTTCAACCCCTGGCGGCAGACAGACAGGGTAAACGATATCGACTGTAGCGGTGCCTCCGTTAGGCGCAGGCAGCTGTTTCAATACCTGCAAGAGCGTGTGGGCCGGGCCACCTGCCTTTTCGTGGGTGAGGCGCTTGGATACCAGGGGGGGCATTTTACCGGGATTCCCATGACCTCGGAAAGAATTCTGCTTGGTGGGCATGCCCCTAAAGGTATTTTACCGCAACATGTCTTTACCGGCCTTGAGCCGCGGCGAACCAGCCGTACGGAAATAAAGCCAGCCGGTTTTTCAGAACCAACGGCGACCATTGTCTGGGGGCATTTGATACAGGCCGGTTTCGATACCAGGCGCTTCATCCTGTGGAATGCCTTCCCCTGGCATCCCTTTAAACCGGATGCGGGCCCGCTTTCCAACCGGACACCCACGCAAGAAGAGCTCGATATGGGCGGGCCCATTTTGATGGATTTGATCGAGCGGACCCGACCGGGTACCATTATTGCCGTCGGCGAAAAAGCGCATGCGGCTTTGAACAAACTGGGGGTCAAAGCCCGCAAGGTGCGGCATCCGGCCAATGGCGGTGCCGGGAAATTCAGGCGGCAGGTTTCACGGCTATCGAACACCGTTTAG
- a CDS encoding pilus assembly protein PilM, with translation MVFRKKDHLVGLDIGSRTIKAAEVGDTKKGQVLEKFGAIDIASGLIEDGSIKDPETIAESIRQLYHSNGIRENNVAISIGGYSVIVKKINVQTMTEDHLQESIQFEAEQYIPFDISDVNLDFQILGENEHNPNQMSVLLVAAKKEMINDYINLTQMAGLNPCIIDVDAFALQNIYELNYDAGEQNVALIDIGASKTSLNILKGNTSVFMRDVSLGCGQINQKIASITDCTLEEAEEIKFGNQAEKISQEDLSDIISSVVADWCTEIRRALDFFYSTYPDEQIKRIVLSGGGGTIKEFRELLAVETSADVQTINPFAGILVNESKFEPGFIEKIAPQASICMGLAIRRVNDK, from the coding sequence ATGGTTTTTAGGAAAAAAGACCATCTCGTCGGTTTGGATATCGGTTCCAGGACGATAAAAGCCGCCGAGGTTGGAGACACGAAAAAAGGGCAGGTACTGGAAAAATTCGGTGCCATCGATATCGCTTCCGGACTCATTGAAGACGGCTCCATAAAAGACCCCGAGACGATTGCCGAATCAATTCGTCAACTATACCATTCCAATGGTATTCGGGAGAACAATGTCGCCATTTCCATCGGTGGATACTCGGTCATCGTCAAAAAAATAAACGTGCAGACAATGACGGAGGACCATCTGCAGGAATCCATTCAATTTGAAGCGGAACAGTACATTCCCTTTGATATCAGCGACGTGAATCTCGATTTTCAGATATTGGGAGAAAATGAACACAATCCGAATCAGATGAGCGTTCTCCTGGTGGCGGCCAAGAAGGAAATGATCAATGATTACATCAATCTGACCCAGATGGCCGGCCTCAATCCCTGTATAATAGATGTGGATGCTTTCGCCCTGCAGAATATTTACGAGCTCAACTATGATGCCGGGGAGCAAAATGTCGCCCTCATCGATATCGGGGCCAGCAAGACGTCATTGAACATTCTCAAGGGCAACACGTCCGTATTCATGCGCGACGTGTCCTTAGGATGCGGGCAGATCAACCAGAAGATCGCCTCTATCACGGACTGCACGCTGGAAGAGGCCGAAGAGATCAAGTTCGGTAACCAGGCGGAAAAAATTTCCCAGGAGGACCTGTCTGACATTATTTCATCGGTGGTGGCGGATTGGTGCACGGAAATTCGCCGGGCACTGGATTTCTTTTATTCAACCTATCCGGACGAGCAGATTAAAAGAATCGTTCTGAGCGGTGGCGGAGGGACTATCAAGGAGTTCAGGGAGCTGCTGGCAGTGGAAACGTCGGCGGACGTGCAGACGATCAACCCTTTTGCTGGCATTCTTGTGAACGAGTCCAAATTTGAACCCGGGTTCATTGAAAAAATCGCACCCCAGGCATCCATCTGCATGGGCCTGGCCATCAGAAGGGTAAACGACAAATGA
- a CDS encoding type 4a pilus biogenesis protein PilO — protein sequence MKKMNLSLKSLAPVIEKIERLSRLQRILIYVGMVVVLVGAFVYFSYMPKLKEIGRLELEYKNLSAKLVKAKKNAKQIDFYRSRMRAAETEFKIVKRALPDKEEIPTLIDGISRAAQDAGLDILVFTPQREVTKEFYAEVPIAIRVAGNYHNVAVFFDMIAGLPRIVNVTDISMTPGKGDEELTTACTAVVYRFVEPAPKSDNGKKKKRKKK from the coding sequence ATGAAAAAAATGAATCTTTCTCTGAAATCACTGGCACCCGTTATCGAAAAGATTGAGCGCCTATCCCGGCTGCAGAGGATACTGATATATGTAGGGATGGTGGTCGTCCTGGTCGGTGCGTTCGTTTACTTCTCCTATATGCCGAAGCTGAAAGAAATCGGCCGACTGGAGCTCGAGTACAAGAATTTGAGCGCCAAGCTGGTAAAAGCCAAAAAAAATGCCAAGCAGATCGATTTCTACCGCAGCCGAATGAGGGCGGCCGAGACCGAATTCAAGATCGTCAAACGGGCGCTGCCCGACAAGGAAGAAATTCCAACACTGATCGACGGCATTTCTCGAGCAGCCCAGGACGCAGGACTCGACATACTTGTGTTTACGCCCCAGCGCGAGGTCACGAAAGAGTTCTATGCGGAGGTTCCCATCGCCATCAGGGTGGCCGGAAATTATCACAATGTAGCTGTTTTCTTTGACATGATCGCCGGGTTGCCGAGAATTGTGAACGTCACCGACATATCCATGACGCCCGGGAAGGGCGATGAGGAATTGACAACGGCTTGCACGGCTGTGGTATATCGCTTCGTCGAACCGGCGCCGAAAAGCGATAACGGAAAGAAAAAGAAGAGGAAAAAGAAATAA
- a CDS encoding helix-turn-helix transcriptional regulator, which yields MSKNSLKKIRESLLMSKSELAREANVSPITITRIEQGMPCRMETKRKILLALGFKLSEKDKIFGE from the coding sequence ATGAGCAAAAATTCGCTTAAGAAAATAAGAGAGTCTCTACTAATGAGCAAGTCTGAACTTGCCCGGGAAGCCAATGTTTCTCCCATCACGATCACACGTATCGAACAGGGTATGCCGTGCCGCATGGAGACGAAGAGAAAGATTCTTCTGGCTCTCGGATTTAAACTTTCAGAAAAAGATAAAATTTTCGGTGAGTAA
- a CDS encoding aminotransferase class V-fold PLP-dependent enzyme: MKEVAMILDLDFIRSQYPVFTNPKTAGWAMFENAGGSYVPTQVIKRLNDFFQFTKVQPYGPFESSIAAGEAMDEGYQAIAELIDCDSAELTLGPSTSMNTYVLAQAVRPTLRPGDEVVVTNQDHEANIGCWRRLAEFGAIVREWRIDPQSGELSLADLATLLNAKTRLVCFPLCSNIVGSMNDYKTICDMAHDVGALTVGDGVSYAPHQVLNSGASGLDIYLFSTYKTFGPHLGVMWCRGNVMDTLEPQGHYFNRGIPHYNFNPAGPLHAEIAAAAGIAAYIDAVYDHHFTETGPNLHARALKVFGLFGEHETRQANRILEAIAAVPGSRIIGHKQAQAGFRAATISFTVEGMTSREVVKRLTVRKIAVRNGDFYAVRCLEGLGIKDTEDGVVRISLVHYNSVGDVDRLVEALGDL; encoded by the coding sequence ATGAAGGAAGTAGCAATGATTTTGGACCTCGATTTTATCCGCTCCCAATATCCTGTCTTCACAAATCCGAAAACGGCCGGCTGGGCCATGTTCGAAAATGCCGGTGGTTCCTACGTTCCAACGCAGGTCATCAAACGCTTGAACGATTTTTTCCAATTCACCAAGGTGCAGCCCTATGGTCCCTTCGAGAGCTCCATTGCGGCCGGTGAGGCCATGGACGAGGGCTACCAGGCCATTGCCGAGTTGATCGACTGCGATTCGGCCGAGTTGACCCTGGGGCCCTCCACTTCCATGAACACCTATGTTCTTGCGCAGGCCGTCCGCCCGACGCTGAGGCCCGGGGATGAGGTCGTGGTCACCAATCAGGACCACGAGGCCAATATCGGGTGCTGGCGAAGGTTGGCTGAGTTTGGAGCGATCGTCAGGGAGTGGCGCATAGATCCTCAGAGCGGTGAGCTTTCTCTCGCGGATCTGGCAACGCTGCTCAACGCAAAAACCCGCCTGGTTTGTTTTCCGCTTTGCTCCAATATCGTGGGAAGCATGAACGACTACAAAACCATTTGTGACATGGCCCACGACGTCGGCGCCCTAACCGTCGGCGACGGTGTTTCCTACGCACCGCACCAGGTTTTGAACAGCGGGGCCAGCGGCCTGGATATCTATCTTTTCAGCACGTACAAGACGTTCGGTCCTCATCTGGGTGTCATGTGGTGTCGTGGAAATGTGATGGACACCCTCGAACCTCAGGGACATTATTTCAACCGGGGAATCCCCCACTACAATTTTAACCCCGCAGGTCCCCTGCACGCAGAAATAGCTGCCGCTGCAGGGATTGCCGCCTACATCGACGCCGTTTACGACCACCACTTCACGGAAACCGGGCCAAATCTTCACGCCAGGGCCCTCAAGGTGTTCGGGCTGTTCGGCGAGCACGAAACCAGACAAGCCAATCGAATTCTGGAAGCGATCGCCGCCGTACCCGGATCACGGATCATCGGCCACAAACAGGCGCAGGCGGGATTCCGGGCGGCCACCATCTCTTTCACGGTCGAAGGCATGACTTCGCGGGAAGTGGTCAAGCGGTTGACCGTAAGAAAGATTGCCGTGCGCAACGGCGATTTTTATGCTGTGCGCTGCCTGGAAGGTTTAGGGATAAAGGATACCGAAGACGGTGTCGTCAGGATCAGTTTGGTGCACTACAATTCCGTAGGGGACGTGGACCGGCTAGTCGAGGCGCTGGGGGATCTGTGA
- a CDS encoding PilN domain-containing protein, with protein MIRINLLPFRTARKKENVRRQISMFLLSFVLLVVVVVYYNINLNRQISQHKVRNQDTLAELKKYNKINSEIAALKKALAVLNQKIEVINQLDGGRTEAVVLLESMTRLIIPERMWFTSFTLRDDKISLKGIAMDERTIADFMKNLEGSYADVTLKSIQRKTIKGRDVNLKDFSFEMARMKKQTDSDKKPEKS; from the coding sequence ATGATACGCATCAATTTACTGCCCTTTCGTACGGCACGCAAGAAAGAGAATGTGCGGCGCCAGATTTCCATGTTTCTGCTTTCCTTTGTCCTTCTCGTCGTCGTCGTCGTATATTACAATATCAACCTGAACCGGCAGATCAGCCAGCACAAAGTGCGGAACCAGGATACCCTTGCTGAATTAAAAAAATACAACAAAATCAATTCGGAAATAGCTGCCCTGAAAAAGGCTCTGGCGGTTCTCAACCAGAAAATCGAAGTGATCAACCAGCTGGACGGCGGCCGTACGGAAGCGGTGGTGCTGTTGGAGTCGATGACCCGTCTCATCATTCCCGAAAGGATGTGGTTCACCAGCTTCACGTTGAGAGACGATAAAATTTCCCTGAAGGGGATCGCCATGGATGAACGCACGATTGCGGATTTCATGAAAAACCTTGAAGGGTCCTATGCGGATGTCACGCTGAAATCGATCCAGCGCAAGACGATCAAAGGCAGGGACGTGAACCTGAAGGATTTCAGTTTTGAAATGGCAAGAATGAAAAAGCAGACGGACTCGGATAAAAAGCCTGAAAAATCATGA